From the genome of Segatella hominis, one region includes:
- a CDS encoding HNH endonuclease family protein: protein MMTIKQLEVTIGEITKGYINNEEQGVRGYNGLLDIRPPYQREFIYNETEQRAVINTVLNKYPLNVMYWVKRSDDAECPYEVMDGQQRTLSLCQYVAGKFAVDFKYFDNQPADDQKKILDYKLTVYVCEGKESEKQEWFKTINIAGKPLNEQEIRNAVYAGPFVSDAKHHFSKSNCGAYRLGKDLVNGSPIRQDFFKKALEWMAEHETRNGKPQSAVGYMAIHQHDKNAIPLWTYFQNVLNWAISTFNMKKFKIIMKGVDWALFYDKYHEQPLDIKAMEDRISDLIGDDEIQKPNGIIPYVLTGDERYLDLRTFKDKVKKAIWEKQNHKCAICGKEFDFEFMEGDHIKPWREGGRTDIKNCQMLCRQCNRSKGSK from the coding sequence ATGATGACAATTAAACAACTTGAAGTAACCATCGGTGAGATAACCAAGGGTTACATCAACAATGAAGAACAAGGAGTACGTGGCTATAATGGGCTTTTGGATATCCGTCCACCTTATCAGCGAGAATTCATCTATAACGAAACCGAACAACGTGCCGTCATCAACACCGTGCTTAATAAATATCCGCTCAATGTAATGTACTGGGTGAAGAGAAGTGATGATGCAGAATGTCCTTATGAGGTAATGGACGGACAGCAACGCACTCTTTCACTATGTCAGTACGTAGCAGGAAAATTTGCAGTTGATTTTAAATATTTCGATAATCAACCAGCCGATGATCAGAAGAAAATTCTCGACTATAAGCTGACAGTATATGTTTGTGAAGGTAAGGAGTCAGAAAAACAGGAATGGTTCAAGACCATCAATATTGCCGGCAAGCCATTGAATGAGCAAGAAATCCGCAATGCAGTTTATGCAGGGCCTTTCGTTAGTGATGCAAAACACCATTTCTCCAAAAGCAATTGCGGGGCTTATCGCCTAGGTAAGGATTTGGTAAATGGTTCACCTATCCGCCAAGACTTTTTCAAAAAGGCTTTAGAGTGGATGGCGGAACATGAAACTCGCAATGGAAAGCCACAAAGTGCCGTTGGCTATATGGCGATTCATCAACACGACAAGAATGCCATTCCTCTTTGGACTTATTTTCAAAACGTACTGAATTGGGCCATTTCTACTTTCAACATGAAGAAATTCAAAATCATCATGAAGGGTGTGGATTGGGCTTTGTTTTATGACAAATATCATGAACAGCCATTGGATATCAAGGCGATGGAGGATAGAATCTCAGATCTTATCGGTGATGATGAGATTCAGAAGCCAAATGGTATTATTCCTTACGTGTTAACTGGCGATGAGCGTTATCTGGATCTTCGTACTTTTAAGGATAAGGTTAAGAAGGCAATATGGGAAAAACAGAACCATAAATGCGCCATCTGTGGCAAAGAGTTTGACTTTGAATTTATGGAGGGCGACCACATCAAGCCTTGGCGAGAAGGTGGAAGAACCGACATCAAAAATTGCCAAATGCTTTGCCGACAGTGCAATCGTAGTAAGGGGAGCAAATAA
- a CDS encoding DUF6371 domain-containing protein, which translates to MYNDTENRFILERYRSGGSNRYVCPQCGRKKCFTRYVDLETGKYVADECGKCDHTASCGYHYPPRQYFHDHPELSCKKDYQTEYVNGKPLLGLGNRHQWADEARNREMLSRKNRLLVQPQDRRQTEFFSPEWVQKAMLRPSAFSMWLEGLNIGGDARQVLDDYCVGGTARDVVVQGVNYGRAVVFWLIDEQQRVHDAKLMAYRNDGHRVQGWANTMRSICERSHVGPQLQDTEKVLFGRHLLPRYPDKTVCIVESEKTSLICACRYPQFLWLATGGCGNLQTDKLLPLLHRRLVVYPDSGEYDKWKEQMAKSGCWDYRVVDFMEQFEANTDIADILLGEAQQKPEILLPPPSDVCPF; encoded by the coding sequence ATGTATAATGATACAGAAAACAGATTTATTTTGGAGCGTTATCGTTCTGGTGGTTCCAATCGCTATGTCTGTCCTCAATGTGGACGCAAGAAGTGCTTTACCCGATATGTGGATCTGGAGACGGGCAAATATGTGGCTGATGAATGTGGTAAATGCGACCATACGGCATCGTGTGGCTATCATTATCCACCGCGTCAATATTTCCATGATCATCCGGAGCTAAGCTGCAAGAAAGATTACCAGACGGAATATGTAAATGGTAAACCCTTGCTGGGATTGGGAAACAGGCATCAGTGGGCAGATGAAGCCCGAAACAGAGAAATGCTTTCCCGTAAGAACAGATTGCTGGTGCAACCTCAGGATAGGCGACAGACCGAGTTCTTCAGCCCCGAATGGGTACAGAAGGCGATGCTGAGACCGAGTGCTTTCAGCATGTGGCTTGAAGGCCTGAACATCGGTGGTGATGCCCGGCAGGTGCTAGACGATTATTGTGTGGGAGGTACTGCCCGAGACGTCGTTGTGCAGGGGGTGAATTATGGCAGAGCAGTGGTGTTCTGGCTGATAGACGAACAGCAGCGGGTGCATGATGCCAAGCTGATGGCTTATCGCAATGACGGTCATCGGGTGCAGGGATGGGCCAACACCATGCGTTCCATCTGTGAACGTTCTCATGTAGGACCGCAGCTTCAGGATACGGAAAAGGTGCTCTTTGGACGGCATCTGCTTCCCCGCTATCCCGATAAGACGGTATGTATCGTGGAGAGTGAGAAGACATCGCTTATCTGTGCCTGCCGCTATCCACAGTTCCTATGGCTGGCAACGGGCGGATGTGGCAATCTGCAGACTGATAAGCTGCTCCCCTTGCTGCATCGGCGACTCGTGGTTTATCCCGATAGCGGAGAGTATGATAAGTGGAAGGAGCAGATGGCGAAGAGCGGATGCTGGGATTATCGGGTAGTGGACTTCATGGAGCAGTTTGAGGCGAACACCGATATTGCCGATATCCTGTTGGGTGAGGCTCAGCAGAAACCCGAAATCCTGCTGCCTCCTCCTTCTGATGTCTGTCCCTTCTAA
- the thiH gene encoding 2-iminoacetate synthase ThiH: protein MFSDELKNISWEETTERIARMTDNDVRRALAKDHCDVNDFMAMISPAAEPYLEVMARLSRKYTEERFGKTISMFIPLYITNSCSNSCVYCGFHRENPMARTILTPEQIENEYKAIKQLAPFENILLVTGENPAKAGTPYLAKAIDIAKKYFSNVKIEVMPLSTEDYKTLADHGMNGVICFQETYHRDNYKLYHPRGMKSKFEWRCDGFDRMGMAGVHSIGMGVLIGLEKEWRTDVVMMAHHLRYLQKHYWKTKYSVNFPRMRPAQNEGFQPNCFMTDKQLAQATFAMRIFDHDVDISYSTREPANIRDNMATLGVTTMSAESKVNPGGYHTYPQALEQFTVSDERTAKVINARLKEIGREPVWKDWDASFDLFGNLGKEEKVG from the coding sequence ATGTTTTCAGACGAATTAAAGAATATCAGTTGGGAGGAGACCACGGAGCGTATCGCTCGCATGACCGATAATGATGTACGCCGTGCCCTCGCCAAGGACCATTGCGATGTAAACGACTTCATGGCAATGATTTCACCGGCAGCAGAGCCATATCTGGAGGTGATGGCTCGTCTCTCTCGCAAATATACAGAGGAGCGCTTCGGCAAGACCATTTCAATGTTCATCCCTCTCTACATCACCAATTCATGCTCCAACTCCTGCGTGTATTGCGGTTTCCACCGCGAGAATCCGATGGCACGCACCATCCTCACCCCTGAGCAGATCGAGAACGAGTACAAGGCTATCAAGCAGCTGGCTCCATTCGAGAATATCCTGCTCGTAACGGGCGAAAACCCGGCAAAGGCTGGCACCCCTTATCTCGCCAAGGCCATCGACATCGCCAAGAAGTATTTCTCCAACGTGAAGATCGAGGTGATGCCGCTCTCTACCGAGGACTACAAGACCCTCGCCGACCATGGTATGAACGGTGTGATCTGCTTCCAGGAGACCTACCACCGCGACAACTACAAGCTCTACCACCCACGTGGCATGAAGAGCAAGTTTGAGTGGCGCTGCGACGGTTTCGACCGCATGGGTATGGCAGGTGTCCATTCCATCGGTATGGGTGTGCTCATCGGACTGGAGAAGGAGTGGCGCACGGACGTAGTGATGATGGCTCACCACCTGCGCTACCTGCAGAAGCACTACTGGAAGACGAAGTACAGTGTGAATTTCCCTCGTATGCGCCCAGCACAGAACGAAGGATTCCAGCCTAACTGTTTCATGACCGACAAGCAGTTGGCACAGGCTACATTCGCCATGCGTATCTTCGACCACGACGTAGATATTTCCTACTCTACCCGTGAGCCAGCCAACATCCGTGACAACATGGCTACCCTCGGTGTCACCACCATGTCGGCTGAATCCAAGGTAAATCCAGGTGGTTATCATACTTATCCTCAGGCGCTGGAGCAGTTCACCGTGAGCGATGAGCGTACCGCCAAGGTGATCAACGCGAGACTGAAGGAAATAGGCAGAGAACCAGTCTGGAAAGATTGGGATGCCTCATTCGACCTCTTCGGAAATCTCGGAAAAGAAGAGAAAGTTGGATAA
- a CDS encoding AAA family ATPase, producing MINKDSKQELDEIVAQAALQQTESQKQAQALAPGAVQQQDKPSFFNVSPFNDYRMEGLRMDPPKELCPHILVEQETTILFSGPGVGKTVLAMQIAIDLAEQGKRVLYVNFELSQQQLALRYPNKEFPNTLYHAGIDYTKMHDVTDQSMILSEIERMALELNIEVIIIDNFTNLCINSKESAEAGKIMQQLVAMRMTHNCTMLILAHTPKRKQGDPLTIDDLAGSKLLSNLADNVIGFNKSRKDKNMRYLIQLKYRSLPIELDFKNVQELTLTSSDGWLHFEYGGYDEERAHLPRSRDEKAELERDIIRELKQPGLSYRDIADKLGTSSSMVQRVAKSNNLNRKGK from the coding sequence ATGATTAATAAAGATTCTAAACAGGAATTGGATGAAATCGTAGCTCAGGCTGCTCTTCAGCAGACTGAATCCCAGAAACAGGCTCAGGCTCTTGCTCCAGGGGCTGTTCAGCAGCAGGACAAGCCTAGCTTTTTCAATGTGTCTCCTTTCAATGACTACCGGATGGAAGGACTGAGGATGGATCCACCGAAGGAACTTTGTCCCCATATTCTGGTGGAACAAGAGACTACGATTCTCTTTAGCGGTCCAGGTGTGGGTAAAACAGTCCTCGCCATGCAGATAGCTATTGACTTGGCTGAACAGGGAAAGCGGGTGCTTTATGTCAACTTTGAGCTTTCGCAGCAGCAATTGGCTTTGAGATATCCCAACAAGGAGTTTCCTAATACGCTCTACCACGCTGGCATCGATTATACCAAGATGCACGATGTTACCGACCAGAGCATGATTCTTTCTGAGATAGAGCGAATGGCACTGGAACTGAATATAGAGGTGATAATCATAGATAACTTTACCAATCTCTGTATCAATTCTAAGGAGTCAGCTGAAGCTGGAAAAATCATGCAGCAACTGGTAGCTATGCGTATGACTCACAACTGTACCATGCTCATCCTTGCCCATACACCTAAGCGCAAGCAGGGCGATCCGCTTACAATCGACGACCTGGCAGGTAGCAAGCTTCTCAGTAACCTTGCCGATAACGTTATTGGTTTCAACAAATCGAGAAAGGACAAGAACATGCGCTATCTCATCCAACTGAAGTATCGTTCTCTCCCAATCGAACTTGATTTCAAGAACGTGCAGGAACTTACGTTGACCAGTTCTGACGGATGGCTCCATTTCGAATATGGAGGCTATGATGAAGAACGGGCACATCTGCCAAGATCAAGAGATGAGAAGGCAGAGCTGGAGCGCGATATCATTCGTGAACTCAAGCAGCCTGGCTTGTCTTATCGGGACATTGCTGATAAACTGGGTACCAGTTCGAGTATGGTTCAGCGTGTTGCCAAGAGCAATAACTTGAACAGAAAAGGCAAGTAA
- a CDS encoding DNA-binding protein, which produces MIKYVLKQNKNKKSLAFGKWYAFPVVEETMDLAGLAKHMEEHNTGFTEAMCLGMMTAMVKCIKEQLLAGKNVKIDNLAIFSVGIRNKEGAKTEAEFTAANNITGVKLRARATGTLSNANLNTSASVRRASNVVVSGSGSGTGNGADSNTIGGNTTTGDNSQAGGSSTTGGDTDYELK; this is translated from the coding sequence ATGATTAAGTACGTTTTGAAGCAGAACAAGAACAAGAAGAGTCTTGCTTTTGGTAAGTGGTATGCTTTCCCTGTGGTAGAAGAGACGATGGATTTGGCAGGACTCGCCAAGCACATGGAGGAGCACAATACGGGATTCACTGAGGCGATGTGCCTGGGCATGATGACTGCCATGGTGAAGTGTATCAAGGAGCAGCTCCTGGCTGGTAAGAATGTGAAGATTGACAACCTTGCCATCTTCAGCGTGGGGATCCGCAATAAGGAGGGAGCCAAGACTGAGGCAGAATTTACTGCGGCAAACAATATTACCGGTGTAAAACTCAGAGCCCGTGCTACCGGTACTTTGAGCAATGCCAATCTTAACACTTCGGCAAGTGTTAGAAGAGCCAGCAATGTAGTAGTTTCAGGTTCAGGCAGTGGTACTGGTAATGGAGCCGACAGTAACACCATTGGTGGTAATACGACTACTGGAGACAACAGTCAGGCAGGTGGAAGTTCTACAACTGGTGGCGATACCGACTACGAACTTAAATAA
- a CDS encoding adenine-specific methyltransferase EcoRI family protein: MANKNLNAAKTAKKDEFYTQLSDIERELQHYWQHFRGKVVLCNCDDPYESNFFKYFALRFNQLGLKKLICTCYNGSPVTGNELMLHFEGFGDEEPKKIAYKVEITEVKDENGDGAVDLSDVRYLLENDKNVMSILQTGDFRSSECIELLKEADIVVTNPPFSLFREYIGQLMKYDKKFLIIGPQNAIHYKEVFPLIKNNQLWLGYGFKGCAAHFYSPYEDIATAANHRENMIRVSGVTWFTNLEISKRHEMLVMVCRYSKDDYPKYDNFDAIDVSKTIDIPCDYDGIMGVPDTMLYAFNPEQFEIIGLGNGDLAKEIGITKNYRGRTDLAYTKEGKHKCPYSRILIRNKHPQTL, from the coding sequence ATGGCAAACAAAAATCTGAATGCCGCCAAGACGGCAAAGAAGGATGAGTTCTATACTCAACTTTCTGACATAGAGCGAGAATTGCAGCATTATTGGCAGCACTTCCGCGGGAAGGTTGTGCTCTGTAATTGTGATGATCCCTACGAAAGCAACTTCTTTAAGTATTTTGCTCTTCGCTTCAACCAGTTGGGTTTGAAGAAACTTATTTGTACCTGTTATAATGGTTCTCCTGTAACGGGCAATGAACTCATGCTCCATTTTGAAGGATTTGGCGATGAAGAACCAAAGAAAATTGCCTACAAAGTGGAGATTACGGAAGTAAAAGATGAAAACGGAGATGGGGCTGTTGACCTATCGGATGTTCGTTATCTTTTGGAGAACGACAAGAACGTGATGTCGATATTGCAGACTGGCGACTTTCGTTCAAGCGAATGCATTGAACTCCTAAAAGAAGCAGATATCGTAGTTACAAATCCTCCATTCTCTTTGTTCCGAGAGTATATTGGGCAGTTGATGAAATATGATAAGAAGTTCCTGATAATTGGTCCTCAGAATGCGATTCATTACAAAGAAGTTTTTCCTTTAATTAAAAACAATCAACTTTGGTTAGGTTATGGCTTCAAAGGTTGTGCAGCTCATTTTTATTCTCCATATGAGGACATCGCAACAGCTGCCAATCATCGGGAAAATATGATTCGTGTTTCAGGCGTTACCTGGTTTACTAATCTCGAAATTTCTAAACGTCATGAAATGTTAGTAATGGTTTGTCGTTATTCAAAAGATGATTATCCTAAATACGACAATTTCGATGCTATAGATGTCAGCAAAACTATTGATATTCCCTGTGATTATGATGGGATTATGGGAGTACCCGACACCATGCTTTACGCATTTAATCCTGAACAATTTGAAATTATCGGTCTCGGTAATGGAGATTTAGCTAAGGAAATAGGAATTACAAAAAATTATAGAGGACGAACAGATTTGGCCTATACCAAAGAAGGTAAACACAAATGTCCTTATAGTAGAATATTGATCCGTAACAAACATCCACAAACATTATGA
- a CDS encoding DUF4248 domain-containing protein, with amino-acid sequence MTEFKVRAYGKSELAWLYFPTANSAHTAVNHLMAWVRRNPDLVNGLHKLGYRKSAKFFTPKEVALIIDYLGEP; translated from the coding sequence ATGACAGAATTTAAAGTCAGAGCCTATGGCAAGTCAGAGCTTGCCTGGCTTTATTTTCCAACAGCCAATTCGGCTCATACGGCAGTGAATCACTTGATGGCTTGGGTACGTCGCAACCCGGATCTCGTAAATGGACTCCATAAGTTAGGCTATCGTAAGTCGGCCAAGTTTTTCACTCCTAAGGAGGTAGCTCTTATCATTGATTATCTGGGTGAACCATAA